Proteins from a genomic interval of Stenotrophomonas maltophilia:
- a CDS encoding HAD family hydrolase has protein sequence MNFPVQAITLDLDDTLWPFAPIGARIEQVLHAWMCEHSPATAAMYPVEAMRELRERLYHAHPHLHHDLSALRRLTLHEALHNSGASLDLLEPAYEVFYAARNQVECYPDAIDALARIAARVPVAALSNGNADLERIGLAHHFAFQLGSREHGAAKPEASIFHAACTRLGVAPAQVLHVGDHADMDVAGAIAAGLRGCWINRDAATWTHPQLQPDLQFDTLTGLADWLDANLDAAAPRSI, from the coding sequence GTGAATTTCCCCGTCCAAGCCATCACCCTCGACCTTGACGACACGCTGTGGCCGTTCGCTCCGATCGGCGCCCGCATCGAACAGGTCCTGCACGCGTGGATGTGCGAACACAGCCCCGCTACCGCCGCGATGTATCCGGTGGAGGCGATGCGCGAACTGCGCGAACGGCTGTACCACGCCCATCCGCACCTCCACCACGACCTGAGCGCGCTGCGCCGGCTGACCCTGCACGAAGCACTGCACAACAGTGGTGCCAGCCTCGACCTGCTGGAACCGGCGTATGAAGTGTTCTACGCCGCGCGCAACCAGGTGGAGTGCTATCCCGATGCGATCGATGCGCTGGCGCGCATTGCCGCACGGGTACCGGTGGCGGCGCTGAGCAACGGCAACGCCGACCTGGAGCGGATCGGCCTGGCCCATCATTTCGCCTTCCAGCTGGGTTCGCGCGAACACGGCGCGGCCAAGCCCGAAGCCAGCATCTTCCATGCCGCGTGCACCCGCCTGGGCGTGGCACCGGCACAGGTACTGCACGTCGGCGACCATGCCGACATGGACGTGGCCGGGGCGATCGCTGCTGGCCTGCGCGGCTGCTGGATCAACCGCGACGCAGCCACCTGGACCCATCCGCAGCTGCAGCCGGACCTGCAGTTCGACACCCTTACCGGCCTGGCCGACTGGTTGGACGCCAACCTCGACGCCGCCGCACCCCGGAGTATCTGA
- a CDS encoding phage holin family protein, with amino-acid sequence MSEDNTQAPDPAATPPLDESIRQVGAAGRAAADSAKHTVRSLRRLASADFALARSAFGRALAWAGVAIVFGASAWLLMAATLIALLQSWGLSWLQALLITPLLSLAVTGYAIWRVSYFFHHTGMHATRRQLSRLGLFDEPSEDDPDAGVQLPEGKP; translated from the coding sequence GTGAGCGAAGACAACACGCAAGCGCCTGATCCGGCGGCCACCCCGCCGCTGGATGAGAGCATCCGCCAGGTCGGCGCGGCCGGTCGTGCCGCTGCCGATTCGGCCAAGCACACGGTGCGTTCACTGCGCCGGCTGGCCTCGGCCGATTTCGCGCTGGCACGCAGTGCGTTCGGTCGTGCGCTGGCCTGGGCCGGCGTGGCGATCGTATTTGGTGCCTCGGCGTGGCTGTTGATGGCCGCCACCCTCATCGCGCTGCTGCAGAGCTGGGGCCTGAGTTGGCTGCAGGCCCTGCTGATCACCCCCCTGCTGAGCCTGGCCGTCACCGGCTATGCGATCTGGCGGGTGTCCTACTTCTTCCACCACACCGGCATGCACGCCACCCGGCGCCAGCTGTCTCGCCTGGGCCTGTTTGACGAACCCAGCGAAGACGACCCCGATGCCGGCGTGCAGCTGCCCGAGGGCAAGCCATGA
- a CDS encoding AI-2E family transporter, translated as MSESLLSPSPADPGQPEAPLPPPSRPRGPMSLVVLATLAVGYTLWAAQDIILPVLLAMFFALVGNPILRLLQKLWIPRALGALLILGAGLGVTGSLAVQLIGPAMEWAQEAPQQLRKVARQVQDLTKPVQQANQAAENFARVAGGDSNHKVQVIRTQLDDPYRMLTRAPRLAASVLAVVLLTLFFMIYGQSLQRAAIALFPNRQQQRFTSDILRSIEREVSRYVLTISVINTLVGLVFAGVLMLFGIGLQEALLWGTVAALLNFAPYVGPLIGVALMLLMGFVEFRDPLQALLPAAAYLALHTLEGQMVTPIVLGRRMKLSPLVLILALMVFGWAWGMIGLLLAVPLLVCIKLVLARLDGMQGWARLLE; from the coding sequence ATGAGCGAGTCCCTCCTGTCCCCGTCACCGGCCGACCCCGGGCAACCCGAAGCACCGCTGCCCCCGCCGTCGCGCCCGCGCGGACCGATGTCGCTGGTGGTGCTGGCGACCCTGGCAGTGGGCTACACGCTATGGGCGGCGCAGGACATCATCCTGCCGGTGCTGCTGGCGATGTTCTTCGCGCTGGTCGGCAATCCGATCCTGCGCCTGCTGCAGAAACTGTGGATTCCGCGTGCACTGGGTGCGCTGCTGATCCTCGGCGCCGGCCTGGGTGTGACCGGTTCGCTGGCCGTGCAGCTGATCGGCCCAGCGATGGAATGGGCACAGGAAGCCCCGCAACAGCTGCGCAAGGTGGCCCGCCAGGTGCAGGACCTGACCAAGCCGGTGCAGCAGGCGAACCAGGCGGCTGAAAACTTCGCCCGCGTGGCCGGTGGTGACAGCAACCACAAGGTGCAGGTGATCCGCACCCAGCTGGACGATCCGTATCGCATGCTGACCCGCGCGCCGCGGCTGGCTGCCTCGGTGCTGGCGGTGGTGCTGCTCACGCTGTTCTTCATGATCTATGGGCAGAGCCTGCAGCGCGCGGCCATCGCCCTGTTCCCCAACCGCCAGCAGCAGCGCTTCACCAGTGACATCCTGCGTTCGATCGAGCGCGAGGTCTCGCGCTATGTGCTGACCATCAGCGTGATCAATACGCTGGTCGGGTTGGTGTTCGCTGGCGTGCTGATGCTGTTCGGCATCGGCCTGCAGGAGGCACTGCTGTGGGGCACGGTAGCGGCGTTGCTGAATTTCGCCCCGTATGTCGGCCCGCTGATCGGCGTGGCACTGATGCTGCTGATGGGCTTCGTTGAATTCCGCGACCCGCTGCAGGCGCTGCTGCCAGCCGCCGCCTATCTTGCCCTGCATACCCTGGAAGGACAGATGGTGACCCCGATCGTGCTGGGCCGGCGCATGAAGCTGTCGCCGCTGGTGCTGATCCTGGCACTGATGGTGTTCGGCTGGGCCTGGGGCATGATCGGCCTGCTGCTGGCAGTACCCCTGCTGGTCTGCATCAAGCTGGTGCTGGCGCGGCTGGACGGCATGCAGGGCTGGGCACGGCTGCTGGAATGA
- a CDS encoding protein sip-5: MKFGALQRRVKRCEQVVTVRLGETQDHWSTLSQVWRQGWSPLRIVVVGLAGGFIAGKLEVPGKVNGARWLQMVGSVSNLFASAQAAFATAMAAQAAATADDAAEEADEASEQAQAATSATAERAAPAARPVSEPELREPRPAEAATELSER; encoded by the coding sequence ATGAAGTTCGGCGCGTTGCAGCGGCGGGTAAAGCGCTGCGAACAGGTGGTGACCGTGCGCCTGGGCGAGACCCAGGACCACTGGTCCACGCTCAGCCAGGTCTGGCGACAGGGTTGGTCGCCGCTGCGCATCGTGGTGGTCGGCCTGGCCGGTGGCTTCATCGCCGGCAAGCTGGAAGTGCCGGGCAAGGTCAACGGTGCCCGCTGGCTGCAGATGGTCGGTTCGGTCTCGAACCTGTTCGCCAGTGCACAGGCCGCGTTCGCCACGGCGATGGCGGCGCAGGCCGCGGCCACTGCCGACGATGCGGCCGAGGAAGCTGACGAGGCCAGCGAACAGGCACAGGCGGCAACGTCGGCGACCGCCGAGCGAGCTGCGCCGGCAGCGCGCCCCGTGTCCGAACCGGAACTGCGCGAACCGCGGCCGGCCGAAGCGGCCACCGAGCTGTCCGAACGTTGA
- a CDS encoding Do family serine endopeptidase, whose protein sequence is MRPLPTLLTLAIAAAFGGFVATGINAHLDNRADAAPLPAVVPTMAALPAAVAGQQVPSLAPMLEKAMPAVVSVNTKQVVRVRNPFFNDPFFRRLFPDIPQERINESLGSGVIIDAKEGLVLTNHHVIDNADDVQVTLADGRTVKAEFLGSDRDTDIALIRIPAQNLTDIKLGNSDQLRVGDFVVAIGNPFGFSQTVTSGIVSAVGRSGIRGLGYQNFIQTDASINPGNSGGALVDLQGQLVGINTASFNPQGSMAGNIGLGLAIPSNLARSVVDQLVKHGVVVRGTLGVESQNLTAQIAQGLGLGETRGALITRVLAGSAAAAAGLKPGDVVVSANGQRVDSAEALHNVEGLAAVGSPMTLDVRREGKPVQIKATLKEQARAVTGESLDPRLTGATFVDLPESLRQSGVGGVLVSEVKRGSRAATNGLQQGDIITDATVGEFADLASWRANFQQRPPTLVVRVLRNNGQQQGQLVMR, encoded by the coding sequence ATGCGACCGCTACCTACCCTGCTCACGCTCGCAATCGCCGCCGCCTTCGGTGGTTTCGTTGCCACCGGCATCAACGCCCACCTGGACAACCGTGCCGATGCCGCGCCGCTTCCAGCGGTAGTGCCGACCATGGCGGCACTGCCAGCCGCAGTGGCCGGGCAGCAGGTTCCGTCACTGGCGCCCATGCTGGAGAAGGCGATGCCGGCCGTGGTCAGCGTCAATACCAAGCAGGTGGTGCGCGTGCGCAACCCCTTCTTCAACGACCCGTTCTTCCGGCGCCTGTTCCCGGACATCCCGCAGGAGCGCATCAACGAATCGCTGGGCTCGGGCGTCATCATCGACGCCAAGGAGGGCCTGGTGCTGACCAACCACCATGTCATCGACAACGCCGACGACGTGCAGGTGACGCTGGCCGACGGGCGCACGGTCAAGGCCGAATTCCTCGGTTCGGACCGCGATACCGACATCGCGCTGATCCGCATTCCGGCGCAGAACCTGACCGACATCAAGCTCGGCAACAGCGACCAGCTGCGGGTGGGCGACTTCGTGGTGGCCATCGGCAATCCGTTCGGCTTCAGCCAGACGGTCACGTCCGGCATCGTCTCGGCGGTGGGCCGCAGCGGCATCCGCGGGCTGGGCTACCAGAACTTCATCCAGACCGACGCGTCGATCAACCCGGGCAACTCGGGTGGCGCGCTGGTCGACCTGCAGGGCCAGCTGGTCGGCATCAACACGGCCAGCTTCAACCCGCAGGGCAGCATGGCCGGCAACATCGGCCTGGGCCTGGCGATTCCCTCGAACCTGGCGCGCAGCGTGGTCGACCAGCTGGTCAAGCACGGCGTGGTGGTGCGCGGCACGCTGGGCGTGGAGAGCCAGAACCTGACCGCGCAGATCGCGCAGGGGCTGGGCCTGGGCGAAACGCGTGGTGCGCTGATCACCCGCGTACTGGCCGGTTCGGCCGCTGCCGCAGCCGGGCTGAAGCCGGGCGACGTGGTGGTCTCGGCCAACGGCCAACGCGTGGACAGCGCCGAAGCCCTGCACAACGTCGAAGGCCTGGCCGCGGTCGGCAGCCCGATGACGCTGGACGTACGCCGCGAAGGCAAGCCCGTGCAGATCAAGGCCACGCTGAAGGAACAGGCGCGTGCGGTCACCGGCGAGAGCCTGGACCCACGGCTGACCGGTGCCACCTTCGTCGACCTGCCCGAGTCGCTGCGGCAGTCGGGTGTCGGCGGCGTGCTGGTCAGCGAGGTCAAGCGTGGCAGCCGCGCGGCCACCAACGGCCTGCAGCAGGGCGACATCATCACCGACGCCACCGTGGGTGAATTCGCCGACCTGGCCAGCTGGCGTGCCAATTTCCAGCAGCGCCCGCCGACCCTGGTGGTACGCGTGCTGCGCAACAATGGCCAGCAGCAGGGCCAGCTCGTGATGCGCTGA
- a CDS encoding S9 family peptidase, producing MHVSDPLLMPVRAALLACAALLFPIHAAHAQQAADYQRAERVHDSHLRGALRNASVLPHWLADGRFWYEREDVQGRRQVVLVDPAKASRQILFEPAALDAAVAPLGASGPRLRLASVQLADSGLRLRLSGELPVDCRWPRWECTRSQDPQPPANALPSPAGDAWLQVRDNNLWLQSPATPARALTTGGESSHGYGVLPDFALRGIPRRQGRLPVRPFAVGWSPDGRYVAGIRYDERALLDYPYLESTPASDARPRVHTVKLGVLGDAQQVRDSLYVIDILSGRQHDIALPEGWNTLSEAGILGWDGDRLYAVIAHFDTPRKLRLVEIDANSGALRTVLEEASDTRLQLNVYSYNRPAVAILPGRDTAVWFSQRDGWGHLYRVRLSDGKVLRQLTRGKWVVRDLLGVDAAGGWAYFSAGGVHGGDPYLRGLYRVSLQGGPIQRLAADGNDHMADAGTGALFGGRPPQALSPGGGYLVDTVSRLDQPPRTVLRASDDGREVMVLETADDSTIVAAGWRAPRRERLLAADGRTPIFATVYLPRGYRDDGNFPVIDAMYGGSFISNAPVTYAEAVSALNPVARASLAELGFMVVSIDARGTGGRDKAFHDSSFLQGADEQLDDHVAALRQLGERYPGIDLQRVGIYGHSFGGYSAARALLRYPAFYKVGVASAGSHNFQGMYGGALHGMDRLFGGVLPATAMADGVPAPFAGLDNAALAGNLRGHLLLVYGELDENAPPALTLQLAAALNKAQRSYDLLYLARQDHELFRNDATYTHRMWDYFVRHLAGQQPPDTVLAPLPGGPG from the coding sequence TTGCACGTTTCCGATCCGCTGCTGATGCCTGTCCGCGCCGCACTCCTGGCCTGCGCTGCCCTCCTGTTTCCGATCCACGCTGCGCACGCGCAGCAGGCGGCTGACTACCAGCGCGCCGAACGCGTGCATGACAGTCATCTGCGCGGTGCGCTGCGCAATGCTTCGGTCCTGCCCCACTGGCTGGCCGATGGACGCTTCTGGTACGAACGCGAAGACGTGCAGGGCCGGCGCCAAGTGGTACTGGTCGATCCGGCAAAGGCCAGCCGTCAGATCCTGTTCGAGCCTGCCGCACTGGACGCCGCGGTTGCGCCCCTCGGTGCCAGCGGACCGCGCCTGCGCCTGGCCAGCGTGCAGCTGGCGGACAGTGGCCTGCGCCTCCGGCTCAGTGGAGAGCTGCCCGTCGACTGCCGATGGCCGCGCTGGGAATGCACGCGCTCGCAGGATCCGCAGCCACCGGCCAACGCATTGCCTTCGCCTGCTGGCGATGCGTGGCTGCAGGTCCGCGACAACAACCTGTGGCTGCAGTCGCCCGCAACGCCAGCACGTGCGCTGACCACCGGTGGAGAATCCAGCCATGGCTATGGCGTACTGCCCGACTTTGCCCTGCGGGGTATTCCGCGCCGTCAGGGCCGGTTGCCGGTACGACCGTTCGCGGTCGGCTGGTCACCGGATGGCCGCTACGTGGCCGGTATCCGCTATGACGAACGTGCACTGCTGGACTACCCCTATCTTGAAAGCACGCCGGCCAGCGATGCGCGCCCTCGCGTGCATACCGTGAAGCTGGGCGTGCTGGGCGATGCGCAGCAGGTGCGCGACAGCCTGTATGTGATCGATATCCTCAGCGGCAGGCAGCATGACATCGCGCTGCCCGAGGGCTGGAACACGCTCAGCGAGGCCGGCATCCTGGGTTGGGACGGTGATCGGTTATATGCCGTGATCGCGCACTTCGACACACCGCGCAAGCTGCGCCTGGTGGAGATCGATGCAAACAGCGGTGCATTGCGCACCGTTCTGGAAGAAGCCAGCGACACTCGCCTGCAGCTCAACGTGTATTCCTACAACCGGCCCGCGGTGGCCATCCTGCCCGGGCGGGACACCGCGGTGTGGTTCTCGCAGCGCGATGGCTGGGGCCATCTGTACCGGGTGCGCCTGTCCGATGGCAAGGTGCTGCGCCAGCTCACCCGCGGCAAATGGGTGGTGCGTGACCTGCTGGGTGTGGATGCTGCGGGTGGCTGGGCGTACTTCAGCGCCGGCGGCGTCCACGGTGGCGACCCCTACCTGCGCGGCCTGTACCGGGTATCGCTGCAGGGCGGTCCGATCCAGCGCCTGGCCGCCGATGGCAACGATCACATGGCCGATGCCGGTACCGGCGCGCTGTTCGGCGGGCGCCCCCCACAGGCGCTGTCGCCTGGCGGTGGCTATCTGGTGGATACCGTCTCCCGTCTCGACCAGCCACCACGCACCGTGCTGCGGGCCAGCGATGACGGCCGTGAAGTGATGGTGCTGGAAACAGCCGATGACAGCACGATCGTTGCTGCCGGCTGGCGCGCACCACGGCGCGAGCGCCTGCTGGCCGCCGATGGGCGCACACCGATCTTCGCCACCGTCTACCTGCCCCGTGGCTATCGCGATGACGGCAACTTCCCGGTGATCGACGCGATGTACGGTGGTTCCTTCATCAGCAATGCGCCGGTGACCTACGCCGAGGCCGTGTCTGCCTTGAACCCGGTGGCACGTGCCAGCCTCGCCGAACTCGGCTTCATGGTGGTCAGCATCGATGCGCGTGGCACCGGCGGCCGCGACAAGGCGTTCCATGACAGCAGCTTCCTGCAGGGCGCCGATGAGCAGCTGGATGACCATGTGGCTGCACTGCGCCAACTGGGCGAACGCTACCCGGGCATCGACCTGCAACGGGTCGGCATCTATGGGCATTCGTTCGGCGGCTATAGTGCAGCACGTGCCCTGCTGCGCTATCCGGCGTTCTACAAAGTGGGCGTGGCCTCGGCCGGCAGCCACAATTTCCAGGGCATGTACGGCGGCGCCTTGCACGGCATGGACCGGCTGTTCGGTGGCGTGCTGCCAGCTACGGCCATGGCCGATGGCGTGCCGGCGCCCTTTGCCGGGCTCGACAATGCGGCACTGGCCGGCAACCTGCGCGGGCATCTGCTGCTGGTCTATGGCGAACTGGACGAGAACGCGCCACCGGCGCTGACCCTGCAGCTGGCCGCCGCCCTGAACAAGGCCCAGCGCAGCTACGACCTGCTGTACCTGGCCCGGCAGGACCACGAACTGTTCCGCAACGACGCTACCTACACGCACCGCATGTGGGACTACTTCGTGCGCCACCTGGCCGGCCAGCAGCCACCGGATACAGTGCTGGCGCCGCTGCCCGGTGGCCCGGGCTGA
- a CDS encoding histone has translation MSNGNGVSVVTDAVENVKETATNVGETIAHAAEDAVKSVKKTVKRATKAAGTRVAKAKKAVAKVEKTVAKKAEKAAKSVGKTVAKAKKKLEAAKKNAKAEAAALKKEVAKKKAAAGKAVTKKAAAAKKATKAATKAAGKKVATVKKAATKKAAVAKKTVAKKTAAAKKVVGKKVATAKKAVAKKTVAAKKVAGKKAVAAKKVVGKKVAATKKVATKKTAAAKKVVGKKAAVAKKAVAKKTTAAKKVVGKKVAATRKVVAKKAAPLKKVAAKKAPAKKAAAKKAPAKAVRKVAKRK, from the coding sequence ATGAGCAACGGTAATGGTGTGTCGGTCGTGACCGACGCCGTCGAGAACGTCAAAGAAACCGCCACCAACGTTGGCGAGACCATCGCCCACGCTGCCGAAGACGCAGTGAAGTCGGTCAAGAAGACCGTCAAGCGCGCCACCAAGGCTGCCGGTACCCGCGTTGCCAAGGCCAAGAAGGCCGTGGCCAAGGTCGAGAAGACCGTGGCCAAGAAGGCTGAAAAGGCTGCCAAGTCGGTCGGCAAGACCGTTGCCAAGGCCAAGAAGAAGCTGGAAGCCGCCAAGAAGAACGCCAAGGCCGAAGCCGCTGCCCTGAAGAAGGAAGTGGCCAAGAAGAAGGCAGCTGCAGGCAAGGCTGTGACCAAGAAGGCCGCCGCTGCCAAGAAGGCCACCAAGGCCGCCACCAAGGCTGCCGGCAAGAAGGTCGCCACCGTGAAGAAGGCCGCTACCAAGAAGGCCGCCGTCGCGAAGAAGACCGTTGCCAAGAAGACCGCGGCCGCCAAGAAGGTTGTCGGCAAGAAGGTCGCCACCGCCAAGAAGGCTGTGGCCAAGAAGACCGTCGCTGCCAAGAAGGTCGCCGGCAAGAAGGCTGTGGCTGCGAAGAAGGTTGTCGGCAAGAAGGTTGCCGCCACCAAGAAGGTCGCCACCAAGAAGACCGCCGCCGCCAAGAAGGTTGTCGGCAAGAAGGCTGCTGTGGCCAAGAAGGCCGTTGCCAAGAAGACCACTGCTGCCAAGAAGGTTGTCGGCAAGAAGGTCGCCGCGACCAGGAAGGTCGTCGCCAAGAAGGCTGCACCGCTGAAGAAGGTTGCCGCCAAGAAGGCGCCGGCCAAGAAGGCTGCCGCGAAGAAGGCACCGGCCAAGGCCGTGCGCAAGGTCGCCAAGCGCAAGTAA
- a CDS encoding catalase family peroxidase: MSLFRYTRAGQTPGAPHKHSPLLWIALIALILGAVALAFAWLAGWIGGRLTAQRFTDTIEATGPAHPGFRRAHSKGICVSGWFEPSAQAPTLSSARVFSQHRVPVMGRLSIGGGDPYGADNTARVRSLAVQMVSDDGQEWRMAMNSFPFFAVPTAEAFYEQTRASIPDPATGKPDPQKMAAVVAKYPSAQAFQQWAKTAPWTSSWADTTFNSVNSFWFTNAQGQKRAVRWRWQPQAPVVEMDAETRKKASVDFLSQELQQRLASGPVRWNLIVATAEPGDAIDDPSVPWPASRDQVVAGVLSLDRMQSQEQGACGQINFDPLILPSGVRGSDDPILAARSAVYSQSFNRRERERASGNVEQPKEAAR, encoded by the coding sequence ATGTCGCTCTTCCGCTACACCCGCGCCGGCCAGACGCCGGGCGCACCACACAAGCATTCACCCCTGCTCTGGATCGCACTGATCGCACTTATCCTGGGTGCGGTCGCGCTGGCCTTCGCCTGGCTGGCGGGCTGGATTGGCGGCCGCCTGACCGCGCAGCGCTTCACCGACACCATCGAAGCCACCGGCCCGGCCCACCCGGGGTTCCGCCGTGCGCACAGCAAGGGCATCTGCGTAAGCGGTTGGTTCGAACCCAGTGCGCAGGCCCCCACCCTGTCCAGTGCACGGGTGTTCTCGCAGCACCGCGTGCCGGTAATGGGCCGGTTGTCGATCGGCGGCGGCGATCCCTACGGCGCCGACAACACCGCACGCGTCCGCAGCCTCGCGGTGCAGATGGTCAGTGATGATGGCCAGGAATGGCGCATGGCGATGAACAGCTTCCCGTTCTTCGCGGTGCCCACGGCCGAGGCGTTCTACGAGCAGACGCGCGCCTCCATTCCCGATCCAGCCACCGGCAAGCCGGACCCGCAGAAGATGGCGGCAGTGGTGGCGAAGTACCCCAGTGCGCAGGCGTTCCAGCAGTGGGCCAAGACGGCGCCATGGACCAGCAGTTGGGCCGACACCACCTTCAACAGCGTCAACAGCTTCTGGTTCACCAATGCGCAGGGCCAGAAGCGCGCGGTGCGCTGGCGCTGGCAGCCACAGGCGCCAGTGGTGGAGATGGATGCGGAAACCCGCAAGAAGGCCAGCGTCGATTTCCTCAGCCAGGAACTGCAGCAGCGCCTGGCCAGCGGCCCGGTGCGCTGGAACCTGATCGTGGCCACCGCCGAACCCGGCGATGCCATCGATGATCCGTCGGTACCGTGGCCCGCGTCGCGTGACCAGGTGGTGGCCGGCGTGCTCAGCCTGGACCGCATGCAGTCGCAGGAACAGGGTGCCTGCGGCCAGATCAACTTCGATCCACTGATCCTGCCCAGTGGCGTGCGCGGCAGTGACGATCCGATCCTGGCGGCCCGCTCGGCGGTGTACTCGCAGTCGTTCAACCGCCGCGAGCGCGAGCGTGCCAGCGGCAATGTCGAGCAACCGAAGGAGGCCGCGCGATGA
- a CDS encoding DUF1428 domain-containing protein: MSYIDGFVLAVPTANKEKFLAHARTGDPVFIEYGALRVVECWGDDVPHGKTTDFFGAVKATPDETVVFSWIEWPDKPTRDAGMAKMMEDPRFDPTKNPMPFDGARMIYGGFVPIYELTR, translated from the coding sequence ATGAGCTACATCGATGGTTTCGTCCTGGCGGTGCCCACCGCCAACAAGGAGAAGTTCCTCGCCCACGCACGCACGGGTGATCCCGTTTTCATCGAGTACGGCGCGCTTCGCGTGGTCGAGTGCTGGGGCGATGACGTACCGCACGGCAAGACCACCGATTTCTTCGGTGCGGTGAAAGCCACGCCGGATGAGACGGTTGTGTTCTCCTGGATCGAATGGCCGGACAAGCCGACCCGCGACGCCGGCATGGCGAAGATGATGGAAGACCCGCGGTTTGATCCAACGAAGAATCCGATGCCGTTCGACGGCGCGCGGATGATCTACGGCGGCTTCGTGCCGATCTACGAACTGACGCGCTGA
- a CDS encoding leucyl aminopeptidase family protein has protein sequence MSEITGFTADTAAALPLYVLDREQFAAWKDSQPAATQAWLASQGFNAGAHSVALLPGADGLAGAVMGVGDRGDAYSYAHAPHALPEGSVWQLANELPAAELALLQLGWGLGSYRFDRYRKRNRAPAQLVAGPSGEVADLIAASLRVRDWVNTPTEDMGPQQLEDAARALAEAHGAQVEAITGDELLKQNFPAIHAVGRASHRAPRLVVLRWGKETDPALVLVGKGVCFDTGGLDIKPADGMRNMKKDMGGAAHALALAGLVMARGLPVRLTLLVPAVENAIGPDAFRPGEVIATRKGLSVEIDNTDAEGRVILCDALTFAGEQKPDLVLDFATLTGAARIALGPDLPALFSNDDTVAQQWLQAGDATRDPVWRMPLWRPYLRYLSSGIADLANAGSRMAGSVTAALYLERFLEDGQRWAHLDVYAWNDGERPGRPAGGEALALRSAWAMLKARYA, from the coding sequence ATGAGCGAGATCACTGGTTTCACCGCCGACACCGCCGCGGCGCTGCCGTTGTACGTGCTGGACCGCGAGCAGTTCGCCGCCTGGAAGGACAGCCAGCCGGCTGCCACGCAGGCGTGGCTGGCATCGCAGGGCTTCAACGCCGGCGCACACAGCGTAGCGCTGCTGCCCGGCGCCGATGGCCTGGCCGGTGCGGTGATGGGCGTGGGTGATCGTGGCGATGCCTACAGCTATGCGCATGCGCCGCACGCGCTGCCGGAAGGCAGCGTGTGGCAGCTGGCCAACGAACTGCCAGCCGCCGAACTGGCGCTGCTGCAGCTGGGCTGGGGCCTGGGCAGCTACCGCTTCGACCGCTACCGCAAGCGCAACCGCGCACCGGCGCAGCTGGTGGCAGGACCGTCCGGCGAAGTGGCCGACCTGATCGCCGCCAGCCTGCGCGTGCGTGATTGGGTCAACACCCCGACCGAAGACATGGGTCCGCAGCAGCTGGAAGACGCCGCGCGCGCACTGGCCGAAGCACATGGTGCGCAGGTCGAAGCGATCACCGGCGATGAACTGCTGAAGCAGAACTTCCCGGCCATCCACGCCGTGGGTCGCGCTTCGCACCGTGCGCCGCGCCTGGTCGTGCTGCGCTGGGGCAAGGAAACCGACCCGGCGCTGGTGCTGGTCGGCAAGGGCGTGTGCTTCGATACCGGCGGCCTGGACATCAAGCCGGCCGACGGCATGCGCAACATGAAGAAGGACATGGGCGGTGCGGCACACGCACTGGCCCTGGCCGGCCTGGTGATGGCACGCGGGCTGCCGGTGCGCCTGACCCTGCTGGTGCCGGCGGTGGAAAACGCGATCGGTCCGGATGCGTTCCGCCCGGGCGAGGTCATCGCCACCCGCAAGGGCCTGAGCGTGGAGATCGACAACACCGACGCCGAGGGTCGCGTGATCCTGTGCGACGCGCTCACCTTCGCCGGCGAGCAGAAGCCAGACCTGGTGCTGGACTTCGCCACCCTCACCGGTGCCGCGCGCATCGCACTGGGCCCGGACCTGCCGGCACTCTTCAGCAACGACGACACGGTCGCCCAGCAGTGGCTGCAGGCCGGTGATGCAACCCGCGACCCGGTCTGGCGCATGCCGCTGTGGCGCCCCTACCTGCGCTACCTGAGCAGCGGCATCGCCGACCTGGCCAACGCCGGTTCGCGCATGGCCGGCTCGGTCACCGCCGCGCTGTACCTGGAACGCTTCCTGGAAGACGGCCAGCGCTGGGCGCACTTGGACGTGTATGCCTGGAACGACGGTGAACGCCCGGGCCGTCCGGCCGGTGGCGAAGCGCTGGCGCTGCGCTCGGCATGGGCGATGCTGAAGGCGCGTTACGCCTGA